The Eremothecium cymbalariae DBVPG#7215 chromosome 8, complete sequence genome has a window encoding:
- the RPS22A gene encoding 40S ribosomal protein uS8 (similar to Ashbya gossypii AFR579W /AEL151C) yields MTRSSVLADALNAINNAEKAGKRQVLIRPSSKVIIKFLQVMQKHGYIGEFEYIDDHRSGKIVVQLNGRLNKCGVISPRFNIKINDVEKWTANLLPARQFGYIILTTSAGIMDHEEAHRKHVSGKILGFVY; encoded by the coding sequence ATGACCAGAAGTTCCGTTCTAGCAGACGCTTTGAATGCCATCAACAATGCCGAAAAAGCCGGTAAGCGTCAGGTTTTGATTAGACCATCTTCCAAGGTTATTATCAAGTTCTTGCAAGTTATGCAGAAGCACGGTTACATCGGTGAATTTGAATACATCGATGACCACAGATCTGGTAAGATCGTTGTTCAGTTGAACGGTAGATTGAACAAATGTGGTGTTATCTCCCCAAGGTTCAACATCAAGATTAACGATGTTGAGAAGTGGACTGCCAATTTATTGCCAGCCAGACAATTCGGTTACATTATATTGACCACCTCTGCGGGAATTATGGACCACGAGGAGGCCCACAGAAAGCACGTCTCTGGTAAGATCTTGGGTTTTGTATA
- the RPL39 gene encoding 60S ribosomal protein eL39 (similar to Ashbya gossypii AEL150W 1-intron), translating into MAAKKSFKIKQKLAKAKNQNRPLPQWFRLKTNNTIRYNAKRRHWRRTKLGI; encoded by the exons ATGGCT GCTAAAAAGTCTTTTAAGATTAAACAAAAGTTGGCTAAGGCTAAGAACCAAAATAGACCATTACCACAATGGTTCAGATTGAAGACCAACAACACCATCCGTTACAATGCCAAGAGAAGACACTGGAGAAGAACCAAGCTAGGTATCTAA
- the SWE1 gene encoding tyrosine protein kinase SWE1 (similar to Ashbya gossypii AEL149C): MASGHSSITAMDQSPFIRTHHNISPTLQFNQGIQEDDELSDFDLDSETREFSNASNNLRFYSSRQSPGLTRSVGTLNLSLENTGLNAAALSSGETLSRIHEEDGEEDGVSVCYEPPGTVGRVGEDDLHRNMKRWISFSPKYDKKLKRTASKSEVRTPLIPVNFRSLENDSNIQRLWMGSAASPFGNKRKMRKPLEPLQSFTDVKPDQSAFQQKGLISKLHSSLFPQKLAIPDTPVKRSPHSSIMDSPMDSSTYHSLTTVHDSKFLKHSPPVIPPSMSPINSSPTHPLRLQRPCSARDHHMQRKKRSKVIKNTELANKLQQFTDDLFGNSDEDPLFNSSPLEGSKKPEVLLNAMKSYHQSPTRFTLQHSQCKHMTKHRSINATLRNPDEHLSTRFSYVTMIGKGQFSTVYQVCFPETQMKYAIKSMAPKKHNLKSRIIQEIRLLSEISAETRDDEGKEYIIQFISSWEYQGSFYLMTELCENGNLDQFLQEQLVARSRRLEDWRIWKIIVEICLALRFIHDSCSIVHLDLKPANIMITFEGTLKLGDLGMATKLPLVDKNFENEGDREYIAPEIISDSIYDFKADIFSLGLIIVEIAANVVLPDNGNAWHKLRSGDLSDAGRLSSTEIYSDSIFSSNNINNTHLTDTTRPSYSVGSGLIKTNTPAWVPRFLIDTDSLERMVIWMIEPDYRKRPSAKEILQTEECQYVELTRKAGAVIQEDDFGPKPEFFA; encoded by the coding sequence TTTATTCCTCCAGACAATCTCCTGGGTTAACACGAAGTGTCGGTACGCTAAATTTATCGCTTGAAAACACAGGATTAAATGCCGCGGCACTATCGTCTGGAGAGACTCTATCACGGATCCATGAGGAGGACGGCGAGGAAGATGGTGTAAGTGTTTGCTATGAGCCCCCCGGAACAGTGGGGCGTGTTGGTGAGGATGACTTGCACCGAAACATGAAGCGGTGGATTTCGTTTTCTCCGAAATATGATAAAAAGCTGAAGAGGACTGCAAGTAAATCCGAGGTAAGAACACCCCTGATACCAGTGAACTTTCGATCACTTGAGAATGATTCCAATATACAAAGATTGTGGATGGGATCAGCAGCAAGTCCATTCggaaacaaaagaaaaatgcGGAAACCACTAGAACCACTCCAATCATTCACGGATGTAAAACCAGACCAATCAGCATTCCAACAGAAAGGTCTTATATCGAAATTACATTCTAGTTTATTCCCACAGAAGCTGGCTATTCCGGATACCCCCGTAAAAAGATCACCGCATTCTTCTATAATGGACTCACCGATGGACTCATCTACGTATCATTCTTTGACCACTGTTCACGATTCCAAGTTTTTAAAGCATTCCCCCCCAGTAATACCACCTAGTATGTCTCCCATAAATAGTTCTCCGACCCATCCCCTTAGATTACAGCGACCTTGCAGTGCAAGAGACCACCATATGCAAAGGAAAAAACGATCTaaagttattaaaaacaCGGAGTTGGCAAATAAGCTGCAACAATTCACAGATGATTTGTTTGGAAATAGTGATGAGGATCCACTCTTTAATTCTTCACCTCTGGAAGGTTCAAAGAAGCCAGAAGTTCTACTGAATGCGATGAAGTCATACCACCAGTCACCCACAAGATTTACTTTACAACATTCACAGTGCAAACATATGACCAAACACCGATCAATCAACGCCACCTTGCGTAATCCGGATGAACATCTCTCCACCAGGTTTTCGTATGTGACTATGATTGGAAAGGGCCAATTTTCTACAGTATACCAAGTATGTTTCCCAGAAACGCAAATGAAATACGCTATTAAGAGCATGGCGCCAAAAAAGCACAATCTCAAAAGTCGCATTATACAGGAAATAAGGTTACTTTCAGAAATCAGCGCCGAAACACGAGATGACGAAGGAAAGGAGTATATCATCCAGTTTATATCCTCATGGGAATATCAGGGATCGTTTTACCTCATGACCGAACTATGTGAAAACGGTAATTTGgatcaatttcttcaggAGCAGCTGGTAGCACGCTCCAGACGATTAGAAGATTGGAggatttggaaaataataGTAGAGATTTGCCTTGCCTTGAGATTCATACATGACTCATGCTCTATTGTACACTTAGATCTTAAGCCAGCAAATATCATGATCACCTTCGAAGGAACTTTGAAATTAGGCGACCTTGGCATGGCCACCAAGTTGCCGCTGGTTGacaaaaattttgaaaacgAGGGTGACAGAGAATATATTGCCCCTGAGATAATATCTGATAGCATATATGACTTTAAAGCGGATATTTTCTCTCTAGGCTTAATCATTGTAGAAATCGCTGCAAACGTCGTTTTACCTGATAACGGCAATGCATGGCATAAGCTCAGATCTGGTGACCTCTCTGACGCAGGTCGACTGAGCAGCACCGAAATATATTCAGACTCTATTTTCTCATCCAATAACATAAACAATACCCATCTCACAGATACAACCCGCCCCAGTTATAGTGTGGGTAGTGGTCTAATCAAAACTAATACCCCTGCATGGGTGCCTAGGTTCCTGATCGACACCGACTCTCTTGAAAGAATGGTCATCTGGATGATCGAGCCAGATTACAGAAAACGCCCTAGTGCAAAAGAAATCCTGCAGACAGAAGAGTGCCAGTATGTGGAACTAACCAGAAAAGCTGGCGCCGTTATCCAAGAAGATGACTTTGGTCCCAAGCCTGAATTTTTTGCCTAA